A window of Lysobacter terrestris contains these coding sequences:
- a CDS encoding PilZ domain-containing protein: MNAVIQDERRSTDRVPYASRIMVLRHDSAWFARLIDLSVGGCSIFRPAGFELVPDDLVRLFFHQGEDAAVVIVDARVARVTTGQVGLEYHDPQTVPPTPPSAP; this comes from the coding sequence ATGAACGCAGTCATCCAGGACGAACGCCGCAGCACCGACCGCGTACCCTACGCGTCGCGGATCATGGTGCTGCGCCACGACAGCGCCTGGTTCGCGCGCCTGATCGACCTGTCGGTAGGCGGCTGCAGCATCTTCCGGCCGGCGGGTTTCGAACTCGTGCCCGATGACCTCGTCCGCCTGTTCTTCCACCAGGGCGAGGATGCGGCGGTCGTCATCGTCGACGCGCGCGTCGCCCGCGTGACCACGGGCCAGGTCGGCCTCGAGTACCACGATCCGCAAACCGTTCCGCCCACGCCGCCATCCGCACCATGA